The Proteobacteria bacterium CG1_02_64_396 DNA window CCCCCCCTCGTGGGTGACGAGCTGGCCGTACCAGTCGCGGTGCATGTAGAGGTAGAAGGGGACCAGCAGATCGAAGAGCATCGCCCCCCCCATGATCGCCACGTGCAGAGGGCGGATCTTGTGCAAGAAGAAGGCGGCGATCATCAGCAGGTAGATCAGGGCGGCGGCTTGCAAGACTTCGCTGGACACGGCGTTTCCCCGGCAGGTGAACGAAAAGGGGGGGAAGGGTAACCCCGTCGCCCCGTCGAATCAGCTTCAATACCCATCGAACTCAGGAGTTCCCATGCACATCGGCACCCCCCTTTCCCCCTCGGCGACCCGCGTCATGCTTTTGGGCAGCGGCGAACTGGGCAAAGAGGTTGTCATTGCCCTGCAACGGCTGGGGGTGGAGACCATCGCGGTCGATCGTTATCCCAATGCCCCCGCCATGCAGGTCGCCCACCGCAGCTTTGTGCTCCCCATGACCGATCCCGTCGCCCTGAAGAGGCTCATCTTGCTGGAGCGGCCCCACCTGATCGTCCCCGAGATCGAAGCGATCGCCACCGACATGCTGTTGGAGATCGAGCACGAGGGGGTGGCCGAGGTGATCCCGACGGCGCGGGCGACCCGCTTGACCATGAACCGGGAGGGGATCCGCCGTTTGGCCGCCGAAGAACTGGGGCTGCCCACCTCTCCTTACGCGTTTGCCTCTTCCTTGGAGGAACTGCAAGCGGCCATCGACAGCGGCATCGGCTACCCCTGCGTCGTCAAGCCGGTGATGTCCTCCTCGGGTAAGGGGCAGTCGGTGGTAAAAGGGGCCGAGGAGGTTGCGGCCGCCTGGAATGACGCCGGCAGTTCGGGACGAGTCGATTCGGGCCGGGTCATCGTCGAGGGGTTCATCGACTTCGATTTCGAGATCACCCTGCTTACGGTGCGGGCCATAGGGCACTCGGGCGCGGTCGAGACCTTCTTTTGCGACCCCATCGGCCACAAGCAGGTCCACGGCGATTACGTCGAGAGTTGGCAGCCCCAGGCGATGAGCGATGCCGCGTTGAATCAAGCTCAGGAGATCGCTGCCACCGTCACCAGCAGCCTGGGGGGACGTGGTCTCTTCGGGGTCGAGCTCTTCGTGCAGGGGGAGAAGGTCTGGTTTTCCGAGGTCAGCCCCCGCCCCCATGACACCGGCATGGTGACCATGGCGACCATGCGTTTGAACGAATTCGAGCTGCATGCCCGCGCCATCCTCGGTTTGCCGGTCGATACCACCCTGCGCCGCCCTGGTGCCAGCGCCGTGATCTACGGCGGCATCGAGGGGGAAGGGGTCCGTTTCGAGGGGGTGGAGCGGGCACTCACCGTTCCCGAGAGCGAGGTGCGGCTGTTCGGCAAGCCCGAGTCCTGGCAACGCCGTCGTATGGGGGTGGCGCTGGCCGGTGCCGACGATGTCGAGACGGCGCGGGCGCGAGCCTTAGAGGCAGCGGGGAAGGTGAAGGTGGTCAAGGGGTAGACCTGGGGTTTCAACCCCAAGGGACGCGCTGATCGATGCAGCGTCCCCCTTGAAAAAGCGCCGATCAATTCGGCAAAAAAAGCCCCGGCAGTCACCTGCCGGGGCTTTTTTTTCAACCCTCCTCAGTGGGGGGTGTGGCCGGTTTGCGGCGGGTGCGCTGTTTCGGGGGGGTGTCGGCATCGACCCCGGCGGCTGCATCCTCGGGGTCGATGATCTCCCCCACAACCTCCTCGGCGCTTTCAGATTCAGGCTCAACCACTTCGGCTTGAACCTCCTCCTCATCGTCGGGCTCGGCCTGGGGCCAATCCTTAAACGGGAAGGGGCGCACGTCGCTGGCGAAGGTCTGGTAGCGGAAGATCTCGTTGGTGTAGGCGGCCAGTTGTGCCCCGAGGCGGCTCAGCCGCACCTCCCGCTCTCCGCTGAAGAGCACGAAAAGAAACTGCACCACGGTCACCGCCCCCACCACAATGCGGGCGAGCCAAAACAAGACGACAAACAGCAGAATGTACAGGCCCCGGATCCAGGTACTCGGGGCGGTCAGGTGTTCCTGAAGCATGATGGGCTCCTTCAAGGTGTTCAGGGGATTTTGATCCAGCCGCCTAGGTGGTTCAGGCTCAATCGGGTTAAGGCCTCGATATGCTCGGGGGTGTCGTTGAGGGCGTCAATGTAACGCAGCATCTCCCCCCCGGCGGCCTTGAAGTGTTCGTGGTAGCCGACCGCGACCTCCTCCAAGGTTTCTAAGCAATCGGCGGCAAAACCGGGGCAGACCACATCGACCCGTTTCACCCCTTGCTGGGCCAGAGTGCTCAAGGCCTCGTCGGTGTAGGGGGTCAGCCAGGGCTCTTTGCCGAAGCGCGATTGGTAGGCCAGCGACCACCGCCCCGTCTCTAGTCCCAGGGTTTGGGCCAACAATCGGGCTGTGGATTGGCATTGTTCCGGGTAAGGGTCGCCCGCGTCGGCGTAGCGCTGCGGCATACCGTGGAACGACAGCAGCAGGTGGTCGGGTTTGTCTGCGTTGGCCCAGCGTGCCTGAATATGGGCAGCAAGGGTGGCCACATGATGAGGATCGTCGTGGTAATCGCGGATCCAGCGCAGTTCGGGCATCCGCCGCCAGGTGGTGAGCTCGGCCATCACCGCGTCGAAGGCCGACCCGGTGGTGGCTGCGCTGTATTGGGGGAACATCGGCACAATGAGGATGCGCTCACACCCCATGGCATCCAGGGCTTGCAGCCCCTGGGCGATGGAGGGGGCGCCGTAGCGCATCCCTAGCACCACCGGGATTGTCGCCCCGGTTTGGCGACCGAGCGCCTGGGCCAGCGCCTGGCTCTGACGGCGAGAGATCGCCAGCAACGGGGAGCCATCCTCACCCCACACCGCCTGGTAGAGGGCCGCCGATTTGGCCGGGCGGGTGTTGAGGATGATGCCGTGCAGGATCGGCCACCACCTCCAGCGCGGCAGCTCCACCACCCTGGGGTCGCTCAGAAATTGGGCCAGATAGGGTTTAAGGGC harbors:
- a CDS encoding phosphoribosylglycinamide formyltransferase 2; the encoded protein is MHIGTPLSPSATRVMLLGSGELGKEVVIALQRLGVETIAVDRYPNAPAMQVAHRSFVLPMTDPVALKRLILLERPHLIVPEIEAIATDMLLEIEHEGVAEVIPTARATRLTMNREGIRRLAAEELGLPTSPYAFASSLEELQAAIDSGIGYPCVVKPVMSSSGKGQSVVKGAEEVAAAWNDAGSSGRVDSGRVIVEGFIDFDFEITLLTVRAIGHSGAVETFFCDPIGHKQVHGDYVESWQPQAMSDAALNQAQEIAATVTSSLGGRGLFGVELFVQGEKVWFSEVSPRPHDTGMVTMATMRLNEFELHARAILGLPVDTTLRRPGASAVIYGGIEGEGVRFEGVERALTVPESEVRLFGKPESWQRRRMGVALAGADDVETARARALEAAGKVKVVKG
- a CDS encoding ferrochelatase, with the protein product MSDFRSPAPPPADAPPCGVLLVNLGTPEAPTAAALKPYLAQFLSDPRVVELPRWRWWPILHGIILNTRPAKSAALYQAVWGEDGSPLLAISRRQSQALAQALGRQTGATIPVVLGMRYGAPSIAQGLQALDAMGCERILIVPMFPQYSAATTGSAFDAVMAELTTWRRMPELRWIRDYHDDPHHVATLAAHIQARWANADKPDHLLLSFHGMPQRYADAGDPYPEQCQSTARLLAQTLGLETGRWSLAYQSRFGKEPWLTPYTDEALSTLAQQGVKRVDVVCPGFAADCLETLEEVAVGYHEHFKAAGGEMLRYIDALNDTPEHIEALTRLSLNHLGGWIKIP